A region of the Paramormyrops kingsleyae isolate MSU_618 chromosome 6, PKINGS_0.4, whole genome shotgun sequence genome:
TAGGAGAGTTGGTTCCTAATTTGTTAAAACGTCTTGTCTTATATTCATAGAAATCTGTGAATTCTGCTTTGCAACCTTCCTACACTTTTCCAAGTGAACCATAGCTTTCAGTGTTAATCATGCCTGCCCTGCTCAGGAGGACTTTCACAGGGGGGCattgttatcattattatgatacttgttgttattattactactactaatacCATTACTATTATAATCGCTGTTGTGGTTGTTGCCActattgtttttgttatatgCCATACCTAAGCTCACGGCCTATGTTTACGTTTACATATTCTCGTACTTCGTATAGTATAATCCCGGCCTTTGACTTTTGCTGATATTTGGTTCTCTTATGTTGTGTGTATTATCTCATCCTGATTTAACTGCTGCTGTAACACCGACATTTCCCTTCGTGGAATTATTAAAGTTCATCCGCTCTACTCTACTCTCatctaatgtaatgtaatttaaTCCTGTCCCTAAGGTACATTTACATGCTTGGCCCAAGTCATGATATCTGATAGATCTTTTATTTCCATGCATTGAGAAGTGGGCCTTGAACTGACTTCATCATCATGTATAAGCCGTGCGTTTCTCTGCAGGATCGTGAACGAGCTCACAAGACCTTCCCTTACCTCGGCCACTTGGAAAGCGAGGCAGACACAGCACAGGTGGAGAACAGCCATGGTGCCATGCTTGTTTTGGCCTTCAGAAGTGCCGAGATATTTTTGGTCTGAAAAGTTCAATGTTAACGTTTTCTTAACGAAATATTAGGGTTCTGGCACCAAGCAGAAACCCACAGGGGTACAAACTAAAATAACACTACATAATAAGAAGAGCAGAGCAGTAGTGTACTATGGTATAAATCGCCTTTACACTGGATGCACTCAGCCATCGCCAAGCAGGTGTATATACCTCGATATTTGTTTTCCAGATTTCGTCTTCATATATTTACAGATAGGTGCATTTATTTCACTATTATACAACACAAATTATAAGACTCAATCATTACTAATAAAAACTTCTTGCATGTAGTTCAATTTCATTTAAAGAGAAACACATTTGTGGCCCTGGGTGTTCTGGCAGCCTACGCCAGATTCTGCTATATTAAAAACATCTCAGCATCTGGTATATGGCTGCTAATTAGCTAACTTGCGTCCGCTTCACAAGTAGTGAAATGTTAAATAACTGTAATGTTATGGAATGCAACCAGAGATATTTCTAATCATTTTTTTCACACATTCTTTTGTGGGGTAAGCATCTttgctgtgatcagaaggttgctggttcaagcctggcCGTGGTACTTCTGTGAGTCCCAGCTCCCTGGTGCCACAACAGCTggctaattattattattattattattattattattattaatcaaaTGGTGCCCTAAGATGTCGCCTATAGGACAGGCCAGCCCGAGAGAAGCATAACTGTGGCACCACAAATCTGCATGAAAGTCAATCCAATCATGATAGCTGTAGCCTGGAATGTTTGAGACGGCTGAAACACAGTAGGCAGCTTTTTCAGATTCAAGCAAAGCAGTGACCGTGAAACCTGGCCCTTGAGGCCATTTTTATGCCATCTCTGGCAATTTATTTCTGAGGATAACAGACAGCTGCTAATCATTGTCCAGTCACTTTACTACTCTAATAAAACATGTTCAACTTAGATTGTATCTTGTTAAAACTTACTTCCCTACATTTACTACCCCTATATTTCCTATTAAGTCATTATACACAATGTATTAACAATCAGGTGTTCCTAATGAACTGGTGTATCATACAGTTAGCAGGTATAATTGGTAAGTTGTGTTAAATTCTTATAAGCAACATCTAATGTGCTTCAGTTGTAACTAGCAATGGCTTTGTGAGTTTTACATACTAACCTATTTAAGCATTGGAGAAAGTATAGGTTCACCATGAAGCAGCGTTAACATTGGTGCATTATACTTCACTATTTTGTGTCCCAAGGTCCGTCAAAATACCGTGTAACGCAGGACAATCGTTAGCCAGCTAAATATGACAGCGACAGCAGATCTTTGTTCCGTTGCCTCTTTGTCACTTTAGAGATTTCTATACAAGTTTACAACCATGATTTTAAAGCTACCTCTTGGGATGGAGTGGTGGCCCAGAGGCTAGGGAGCTATGTCAATaaccggaaggttgctggttcaaatcccatgaaagcccagagtgattctactcgCTTGGGACCTTAACCTGTGATTGCATTGTCCTGGGTATAATGTTaatcatccagccctataagcaggtcctccaacttataGGGaataatttgggggttggtggcaggattgacactccagccactaggggggggaaaaaaactcacaccagtccatttggactagtgtgctGCTGaagtatcacctgccacatggctgctcTCAGGTTcacatccctgaggtggtttgtcatgtggtgggtgtggcaatgcaCTATAATCAGTGCATGTTCCTTACCTCTTCTCTCTTGATGATTAGCTTATCTCCTTACAACAGGAACCTCCACACACAAAACCAGTGCAGAGACACTGgtcacagaggtgtgaggcaacaatacTAACCACTGCTCGTATTCCATTCAAACATATTCAGATTTTGATTATCTGCTGGGAACTCTCCACTCACTTTAGACTGATGCTTGCTTAACAAGAAAGGTGGGAATGCATGTAACAGGCCAGCATTTTCATAAAATCAATGTGGACCACAGAATTCTTGAGGGCAACAGTGATGTGTGGTAATTTGGAAGTACCTCTACGAGTCCCATGGAATTCAACAcaataatacaaatatttacCTATGTCACATGACATTCATTTTGCTGGTTTTTAGGTTTTTTTGCATACTAGTTCTGGGGACTTGTAAGCCTCTGCATTTTCTGCAATCCTGAGCAAACTAATCTAATTCGCGTAATGAGGGCCTCCATTATCAGTTTTCCAGCACAGTCAGTCAGATGTGTTGCTGCTTGCCTAGAGAAAAAATGTCTCTGTCCTGTATGGGCCACCAAACAGGAGCTGAAGATAAGCAGGTCAACAAGCCCCACTATGTTCCTGGATCCATGTATGGTCAAGTCACAGTATAGGACCAAGCGACCATAGTGTTTGTACAATTctcaatgaaatgcattgaCAGAAAATGTTTGTGAATTCAAAAGGTGGGTGTTCATCATAAGGCATCAACATAAGTGCATCCATCAAtgtaaaaatgataaaatatgttttttatgtCATGTCCAAGGATTAAGCTTAGAGTCtgataattatattttgtaatatatttgAATATAAGTAAAAAtcagttctttttaaaaaaaaaaaaaatctgtcagtTTTCtgtaatcatcatcatcatcatcatcattatcttTGATGAAGGCACTAACAGGGTAGTGGTGTAAGAAGTACACTTGTAACCTGAAGTACCATGTGGATAACTTGCTGTTGTACCATTCAGTAAAGCACTTCAGCCTGAATTTCAGCAGCACATCCAGTAGCATGAATGGCTTCACGTGGAAACAGTTTTGGCTAAACACCAAGTACCTTGGATACAGCAAAAAGCAGCATTAGTGTTACACTGCTGGCCTCTTGTGGCCGACAGGATGAGTGCATCAATGGTTGCCATCAATGTTAAAACAGTTCTATTCAAGAGCGGTTtcaaaacaaacagcaaacacacagCACAGTAATGTCTTGAACAGAGTAAAATATACAAAAGCACAACACTTTTAGAATAACAAGAATACGTAACTATTGAGAAAATACAATTATGTCACTGTCATTTATTGTGAAGCCTTGTTTGTAAAACCATTATAAGAATAATGGCTCTATCAGAGTTCTATTTTGGGATGGAAGATGTACAGTTTGGTGACTTAGGCAACTTGAGGAATGGCAGAATGAAGGTTAATGTAATATCACATGACAAGTCAAAGGGTAAATATATACATCACTAGTTTAACCATGACAAATTTAAATTATTGAAATTAATTTTGGTCTCTAGGTCTACATTCAAAGGTCTGTTTTTTTATCGTCATAACACTGACACAGTGGCTACATTTATATTATGTAAACAGTGTAATACACCACTAACGGAACCAAACATATTTACAACATGGTATCAAgcgaaataataaaaataatattttaattttaaataatattttaaataataacagaaataatattttttgctTGATGGCTGGTCTTCACAGCAGTTACATGTGGAAGGTTAGGGTTATCCCTCCCCTGATTTCTTTGACTTCacatcacagaaaaaaacactgaagtaCAATAGAGATTCTCTCAAACAGGGCAAGACAAAATGAAGGTCACAGGTCAGAACAGAATCTCACCAGTATCGCTCTGGACTTCAATACCTGCAAACAGTGGCATGCTGCAAAAACCGAAGTTGAAAGCTTGGTCTTGATGAAAGTGTCACTCCGAAACCATCGCTGGGGAGATCTCCACGCTGCTGTGAGTGACCCGGATCCCATACCACCCCGCCCAGAACTGGGTGTCCTGTCCTCCGTGAGTGAACCTGATGAAGCGGACGCCTGGCCCGTAATCTCGGAACACATGGGTCATCTGAAAGACAGGTCACAACGGCGGGTCCAACCCCGTACGATGTCTAGTGCTCCTACACCACCACCTCTGCCCACCGTGTCAGCCATGTTCACAGCTAGCACCGTTAACACTGAACATAGTGACAACATTCACTCTGCATGTACACCCAGCATGCATTATGCTGGTCGTGCTGGTAACCAGCTATGCTGATCTATACTGGTTTTCTCGGCAGGACTGTTGGCCGAGAAGGACAAAGCTTGCACAGGGGCCTCTTAGGTCACCTACATGTTACCAACAGCCCACAAGCGCTGCAGCAAAGGTTGGCATGGAGGCAAGAGCATGTGAATGGGAAGAGTTTGGAAAGGCCACAAAGATACTTGCCGCTTTTCTACTGTCACCAAGAACAGGGCCGTACCAAACCGCAAAGAgacggttttccattgtaaattatgcaAGCCGGACCCGACCTATACCCACGTTGAAATGGCCATGCTTTCTAGCAGAGCCAAAAGCGTAACTGAGCCaagctggttgcatcaccaccatctgattggttgaaatgcgtGGGGATGCCTGTGTTCTGTGTCAATATGCAGAGATTATCTAAAGGAAAAAGGTTATATTCTatatataattcattattagaAGTATCAGACATTGAAATATAATGATGCATTCCTGATAACTCAGAACTTACAACTAAACCTCCTACTAAAAAAATTCTACAGAACAGCTAAACggaatggatttgtaatgcgCATTTACacaagctaatgctaattccgCTAATGCTTGATTCTAACATAACACGGTGATTTTCTCACAGATCTGCTAGTGAtaattagcacacagtaaataATGATCTACACCATaggaacagtaaataagcatctcttcagTTTTACGTCACTGTTGCTCACCAAACCCACCAATGCTTTACCAAACAGATCTGTTTgaattggaaaatgaaagcgAGCTGGAACCGCACTGTAATTAGTGTCTTTCGGGTACTGCCTTATTCCTGTATGACAGTGGAAAAGAGCCGGCTGAGTGGCCCGAGAGAGATTCTGACAAACCATTTAACACCAAAAAGAGGGAGGCAGGATTTTGCTCAGACTATGTTTAGTAAGAGTGAGGAATTAGTGGAATTCTGGGAATTGGGTGCGTGTGACTCGCTTGGCGTGGGGATGCCTGTGACTCTCACCAGGAGAAGTATTCTCAAGATGATTAAGTTGTAGCTTAAGATTTTAAGACACCCACGAACTGGATAATGCCAAATTCAATATTTTTGTGCTGTAGTCTGGAGGAATTTCTGAAGCATGCAAAGACTTTATTGCCTTGCTACTATGATTTTTATAACCTATCGTGTTAACCCAAAAATaagatggttttttttttcccctcaaaatACGTCTGAAAAAGTGGCGTCGTCTTGTATTCAGggtctagaccaggggtgtcaaacatacggcccgcgggccgaatacggcccactatagtgtccaatacggcccgcgggatgatttgaataatagtattaaatatcaaatcttttttattatcattattattagtagtagtagtattaaaaaggaataagagtgttaatgaacagtttctgaggacttgttaaatgcagttttacagaatatagtgtatttgttgtaatttgatgcactatgattaaaaaaaaataataataaattcggcccgcacatggtcacattttcttctcatccggccctcaccctaaaatgagtttgacacccctggtctagacaGATGGGAACAGATGGCTCCAAATACGATATTTTGTAATGAGTATTTTGCCTTCTtgtaatatagatttgccgtaagatttcttgcttgagcgtgagagtctgacagcatgatgatgatgatgatgatgagggtcacagcagatgcgtgagagttggcagccctgcgtGTGTTTAACGTGTATCCCTGAGTGTCATAaaattgttggcttccctgtctgtgccacTGCTAGTATTAATCTGATTAATAAAGAGAGCAACaatcattttaaaagagctgtcataTCATTATGTGGGTCTTCTGCATCGAAAGCGTTCTGCGCCCTCAAGGGTTGTGGAGTTTGTAACATTTGTTatataacccccacccccccccccagaaaaaaaaaaaaaaaacatttgttttttggaaAGTTTGCTGTTTAAGACACTTATTGTAATCCAATTGCCTGCGGTTGCTTTATAAGCTGTGGTTGCTGGCTAACTTATTATGTGtttttgtcaaataaaattatttttctttatgaagGTAAGATTTGGTATTCCAAAAAACTAGCTGCCAAAAagtaggggggggggtcgtcttatATTTAATCCAATAtggtaatatttaaataaaacctCTCTGTggcaaaaacatttaaataagtGCATGAAACTAGTAGCAAATgtgaactgaaaacaaaataattgcatgtATCAAAAGAAATTTGTCAGATATGGAGCTCGGTGGTGCTTTAAACATGGAGCACTGCAGGTACCAAAGGTAAAAACTGCAATTAGCACTGAAAGAAAGCTTCAACTAATCAGCTAAACTTAATCCACATAAACTAACCCCAGTAGAAACCACAATTCAAACAGTGTTTACCTGAATTTTAGTTTTGTAAGGCATGCCACTTACCCTTTCCCACTGCATCTCATTCCACTGAGGGAAAGTTACTGGATCTGGACAGAACGTCTCAATCACTCGTTGTTCTTGGTCGAGCAGCTCAACACAAATCTCATATACACATCCACAGTCCCAGCGGGGAGAAAACCTGTCATACCAAACCAGAAGATTAAAGTTCTCTGAGAAACACGGCAACAGTCACAGAAATACGAGCTGCTCTCACCAGTCAGATATTACGATATCAGGCTGAATTTCATCCATTAGATATGGTCCATACCCCTCTTTAACCACGTCTATTAGTTGGGATTTCTTGCAAGACCTAAAATCCAACAGAACAATGTGAAAATGTTTAAACGACCCATGTAAACCATGAAATATAATGGGAAACCGAAATCTGTATAAATCTACAAAAATACGTGAAGACCGATACACACATAAATCCCATAACATGTTTACTTAAGAGATTCAGTTCAATACTCACCCATAAGAAGTAACGAAGTACTTCTTAACTCCTTCATCTGGAAAATTTAAAGCTACGTCTTCAATTTTCCACCCATCACCTCCATTTAACATGATTGTCCATCCTGTGAACATTTCTTAATGATTGGAAGAGAAACAAAATCTGTTTAACAAGGAGCAAGCAACGTTTTTCGTTTATACTGTAATTCGCCTCCCCTCCAACCCTTTATCGCACTGATAATCCATCCCCATCTCCATCTATTTCTTACCATCAGCCCTAGTGTTCTTCAGCAGATTTCTTCTATTCTTACTTAAGATGTAAAACTGGCACCAGTCTTCGGGACATTTGTTCTGATTACGCAGCTTAAGTCCTTCCCGCCGGCACCTCTCTCTCCAGTAGGAGGCGCTGTCAACTATTTCCTTCCACTGATGACAAACAAGCCGGCAGACGCAAACCACATCATGTGGGGAGATGTTAAAAAACACTTCCTCTAGCACTGCAGTAGGGAGCAAAGGCAGCATCCtgaaaaaaaaggagagaagtTGCTGCTCAGAAAAAGTATGGAATATTTATTTCAGTTGTTTTacaaactatttaaaaattGCCCACATTTCTGCCTAATTCAGTAAGTATTCAGCTATATTAGTTCATAGGTTTATGGTCTACCATCTGGTTTGTGTTAATATTGAGAGGAATCTAACACTTATCTTACAGGGATATTTAAATTTTACTGCATATTTAATTTTTCCTCAAAAATAGTGCTGTTAAAACTAATTCTTGAACTTCAGTGACAAAGCATGAAACTTGATTATAAATACAGAACaataaatttttaatttaaaaaatagcGTTCAGCTAAATTAATTTAACCAATCATTAGTCCCCTTCAGCAATCGGGATATTTAagctgattgattaaaaaatacaaatgaatGCTTTACTTTCAATTATCTAAACTTCTAAGCAGCATAcgaattccattttaattcaacaaatggcctttgcatttttatttcttatgaAATTCTAAGACCTCAAAGGAGGGGTAATTCCAATAGTTTATACCATTTATGAGCCACTTTCACCACCCATGGGTGCAATGATGTACAAAGGTCTTCGCGAGTCATGAGGTCCAGTACCATTTTAGGTATAATTATGGGCTGTGTGTGGCTCTACAAGTTATTCGGAAGTATGATTCGAAAGTCTCTAGTTTAAATCCTGAAGCTGACAGAGTTATAATAAGATATCACTGCTGGACTCTTTAGCAAGGACTTCAACTCCAAAAGCCTTGCCCTCacctgtgtcagtgtgtctcaTAGGAGAGTAAGGTGGCATATATGAAAATTGAAGAATTTTTTGATACAGGTCAGCAGCTGGTCAAGCGGTGTGAAACTAGGATGTAAACTATGACTGAGCCCACTCACATGAGTGACTGAAGCGACAGTAATATTAAAACTTAGCCAACATATCCGAAACACTAAACCGAAAGTATTATTGTTCTCGGAAGTTATTCTGAATGAGATGAAATCAGTTTTAGGTTGGATATTCAGATCCACACTATCCAGATTATCGGCGGTGTTTCACTCATGCTAGACGGCATAAGGCGGTCGAAAAACGATCAGATCAATTCCACAGCCTCGGAGACACTCGCGCACCGCGaaaagggtctggctgcagcccCTCACaacgtgcactttcagccaACCACACGCTCAGCCACTGACGTCATGTGCACGCTCTGCCACACTACAATTGGCACCtacggcctagaagctattgaaaaaaaggcctaatttgagagaaaaaaaatatcaagtAAACAAACGGTTAAAATTGaatgaaagttgctgtgtcctataggcctcagGTAgaactacaattggtactaggttttggatCGCAGGCTCCCACGGCCTaggacaggggtctccaactccggtcctggagagctactatccagtaggttttctgtcccacttggcttctgatgagccacacttgttcctggtatttacctgagaacaggtgtggctcatcagaagccaggtaggatagaaaacctactggacggtagctctccaggaccggagttggagacccctggcctaggagctattggaaaaaaaaggctaatattaaaaaataataatcatatcAAGTAAGCAAAGGGTTAAAATCGaatgaaagttgctgtgtcTTATAGTGCTCAGGTAGTAGTATAATTTGCACCCATTTGGGGGGTCATAAGCTCCAAttgcctagaagctattgaagaAAATCTATTTacccatttttttccttttaaaatgatcatataaaatacaataaagtgtTACAAATTAGTAAAATTCACTGTGTCCTGTGTATGTCAGGTAGTTGTAGAATATGCCCCCATTTTGGAGTTACTGGATCCCATTGCATTGAAATTATTGCAAgcaatcagtattttattattctgacaGTAATTCGTTGACGGTCCCTAAATCAGCGTTGCGCGAGCGTCTCCGGGGCTGTGGAATTGATCTGGACGTCTTTCGATCGCCTTATGCCGTCTAGCGTGAGTCAGTGataatttcgttgacgaaatattttcgttataattttcgtcaacgacaaattttcactgacgaaaacgagacgataactaaataaaaattaagtgatgatgacgaaaactataataaaaatatattgacattttcgttaactaataaaaacgagacgaaaatgtgagtgagggacgtttttggaaatgatccAATCAGAATTAATCTTAGTGCGTGGCGCGGAAAGACGCTACAGTACATCTTGCATACAttggtgggtgtctgtctgacttaaactaaaatgacatggcaatggctgggagaaaaagaagagaaggtATATGGAATAATTTCACGTTTGATGTCAAGACAAACAAGACATTGTGTAAACCGTGTGGAGCGGAAATAGCTGGTAAAATTACAACAAATCTAAAGCGACATCTGCAAGGTAATTTTTTCAggtcatgcagtatttgcaatggcattactgccaaatacagtttttcttttaaataatttggagttgcacttttgctttacagaatgaagaatgtcatatgcaagttctaaacaattaatgcatatctaatttttggtttttatggaaagacgatattcaacatatttaatgagacttggctttatttaattttaagttagaatattttgtatattaccacggtttaactaaattacacttaaattaaacccaatatattttagtcaactaaatctacagtagatttagtcgactaaaatcttatgctttttagtcgactaaaactagactaaaactaaaacaaaacagatgactaaaatatgactaaaactaaaattgcattttagtcaaaagactatgactaaaactaaattgaaatctgctgtcaaaattaacactggcgTGAGTGAAGCACCGCCGCTATGTCTGGAGAGTGTGGATCTGAATATCCTTCGAATATCCAAAACAAAACTGATTTCACCTCGGTGCTCCgagcaggtttgaggatttgaatgtgctgctatgacaacacatccaACACATTTCGAAAAACCGACAGATccaggatcatgccaaatcgtcaacaaCTACATCCGGCTAAAAGAGTCCACGTACGAAAAACACCCCCCAAATCTGCTAagatataaagcaacaacacaaaacagcgtgttcatggaggcagccatgtttgttccgagatgtgctCGAACGGCAGactgtcggacgtgatgtcactcacctCGGAATTTCTGAGTTCCGAGAGAAATCGAACGTCTTGCGTCCCGAAAAGAGACGGGTGACTCGGGTGTTCCGGTTACGTAATTGTCGGGGTTGTATTCGAAGActtattaatattcatgagaaaAGCTACCTGATTGGTCAGTGAATGCCTTAAACAGAATGGCTGAGAAACCATGCTAATTGCTAACTACCAGAATCCATAAGCCAGAACACTAT
Encoded here:
- the LOC111834354 gene encoding F-box only protein 6-like isoform X2, with the translated sequence MLPLLPTAVLEEVFFNISPHDVVCVCRLVCHQWKEIVDSASYWRERCRREGLKLRNQNKCPEDWCQFYILSKNRRNLLKNTRADEMFTGWTIMLNGGDGWKIEDVALNFPDEGVKKYFVTSYGSCKKSQLIDVVKEGYGPYLMDEIQPDIVISDWFSPRWDCGCVYEICVELLDQEQRVIETFCPDPVTFPQWNEMQWERMTHVFRDYGPGVRFIRFTHGGQDTQFWAGWYGIRVTHSSVEISPAMVSE
- the LOC111834354 gene encoding F-box only protein 6-like isoform X1, with product MDFKWARMRCAYFRMLPLLPTAVLEEVFFNISPHDVVCVCRLVCHQWKEIVDSASYWRERCRREGLKLRNQNKCPEDWCQFYILSKNRRNLLKNTRADEMFTGWTIMLNGGDGWKIEDVALNFPDEGVKKYFVTSYGSCKKSQLIDVVKEGYGPYLMDEIQPDIVISDWFSPRWDCGCVYEICVELLDQEQRVIETFCPDPVTFPQWNEMQWERMTHVFRDYGPGVRFIRFTHGGQDTQFWAGWYGIRVTHSSVEISPAMVSE